A section of the Candidatus Paceibacterota bacterium genome encodes:
- a CDS encoding amidohydrolase family protein: MIDLAIRNGWIIDGTTRERFRADLGVVDGKIIEIGRVSAADREIDAEGLIVSPGFVDPHSHSDFTLHTNRDSHSTIRQGVTTEVVGNCGFSNAPVTDQSVSSTVARMRAYAYTGDVDWRTFGEYLVSLETGGITANVACFVGHNSVRAAAGLIGDEPVTDTHLKRMAGFIAEAMESGALGLSTGLEFTPGLFCKTNELEYLVKEVGRHNGIYTSHVRNRDSAIFESIQEFLDLAKIGNVAAQISHFNVRHDTNAPKDAWNRAVGMMMKARAEGMDVEADTTPFRTGIGVMTAILPEWLVNDGYEEVARALKNNLVRDRLRGECDRYWRFIHKGQWDRVRLSSSPSFPELGGLAFPDIAKIMKKDEWECYFDILMAAGPAMDELILVGELFTEEHLAEMTSHPEFSLGVDGYTSVDHGPLSEVTVSQHPYCGHIEYLAHHVRDMKTLTLENAIHKMTAKPAARFGLANRGEIRKGNFADLVIFDAANVRSRSTIEEPRVYPEGIRLVVVNGVVVVDNGIHTGKRPGQVLRRVS, translated from the coding sequence ATGATTGATCTTGCCATTCGCAATGGTTGGATCATCGATGGGACAACAAGAGAGCGGTTTCGAGCAGATCTTGGGGTAGTTGACGGGAAGATCATCGAGATTGGCAGGGTGTCGGCCGCAGATCGAGAGATTGATGCGGAAGGATTAATTGTTTCACCTGGTTTTGTTGACCCGCATAGCCATTCAGATTTCACACTCCATACAAATCGCGATTCCCATAGCACAATTCGTCAAGGTGTCACGACCGAAGTTGTTGGCAATTGTGGATTTTCGAATGCTCCGGTGACGGATCAATCCGTGTCCTCCACGGTCGCCAGGATGCGAGCCTATGCTTATACCGGTGATGTTGATTGGCGTACATTTGGAGAATATTTAGTAAGCCTCGAGACTGGTGGTATTACTGCGAACGTCGCCTGTTTTGTCGGACATAATTCTGTCCGAGCTGCAGCAGGATTGATAGGAGACGAGCCGGTCACCGATACTCACCTAAAGAGAATGGCGGGATTTATTGCAGAAGCTATGGAGTCGGGTGCACTGGGTCTCTCAACCGGATTGGAGTTTACCCCCGGACTTTTTTGCAAGACGAACGAACTCGAGTATTTGGTAAAGGAAGTTGGACGTCATAATGGGATCTACACCAGCCATGTGCGGAATCGTGATTCAGCAATATTCGAATCTATACAAGAATTTCTCGACCTTGCCAAAATAGGCAATGTTGCAGCGCAAATATCGCATTTTAATGTACGACATGATACGAATGCGCCTAAGGATGCTTGGAATCGTGCAGTTGGAATGATGATGAAAGCAAGAGCCGAAGGAATGGATGTTGAAGCAGACACGACCCCGTTCCGAACCGGCATCGGTGTAATGACCGCGATTTTGCCGGAGTGGCTAGTTAATGATGGTTATGAGGAGGTCGCTCGAGCATTAAAAAATAATTTGGTTCGGGATCGACTCCGTGGTGAGTGTGATCGTTACTGGCGTTTTATTCATAAGGGTCAGTGGGATCGCGTGCGATTGTCCAGTAGCCCCAGTTTTCCGGAGTTAGGTGGTTTGGCGTTCCCTGACATAGCAAAAATCATGAAGAAAGATGAATGGGAATGTTACTTCGATATCTTGATGGCGGCAGGACCCGCCATGGATGAGTTAATTCTGGTAGGTGAACTCTTTACGGAGGAACATTTAGCGGAGATGACCTCTCACCCGGAATTCAGTCTGGGGGTCGATGGGTACACGAGTGTTGACCATGGCCCACTGAGCGAGGTAACAGTAAGTCAGCATCCATACTGTGGTCATATTGAGTATCTTGCACATCATGTCCGTGATATGAAAACACTAACGCTTGAAAATGCGATCCATAAGATGACGGCTAAACCTGCTGCCAGATTCGGACTGGCTAATCGCGGGGAAATACGAAAAGGGAATTTTGCAGATCTAGTTATTTTTGATGCTGCAAATGTGAGGAGTAGATCAACTATTGAAGAGCCGCGTGTCTATCCCGAGGGAATCCGCCTTGTGGTCGTGAATGGCGTGGTTGTCGTTGATAATGGCATTCATACGGGCAAACGACCAGGGCAAGTCTTAAGACGCGTCTCTTAA
- a CDS encoding transporter substrate-binding domain-containing protein — MFSKRLSSKKSKFALIGSTILIGASMIFNGVGPATSATRADIDYDFFTAMGWTPLAGSLPNLACRDGSYQRAVDSGIKLGVYNAAPYMYTENGKLTGIDYDINIAVLKYIGIKKITNVMLQWPAMIPALLSKRIDVIAGDIHENPGRLKSIAFTTPAWWYGTTLGVTKDNPKNIKTWADLQKSGVRVGAINGSYTAEFLAKLTPKVALTVFESSETEFQGLVSEKVDVLVEDGPKIGAYNVANPKNAIKVLSKGTNPPAEFQDGDAKFAMRPADCTLIGAYSRALAELRDHGIVTAILSKYGLGDGDNLFMPAYKP, encoded by the coding sequence ATGTTCTCCAAAAGATTAAGTTCAAAGAAATCAAAGTTTGCGTTAATCGGCTCAACAATCTTGATCGGTGCTTCAATGATTTTTAATGGCGTTGGTCCTGCTACTTCTGCCACCAGAGCCGACATTGATTATGACTTCTTTACCGCTATGGGATGGACGCCCTTAGCCGGCTCACTTCCCAATCTAGCGTGCCGAGATGGCTCGTATCAGAGAGCTGTCGATTCTGGTATCAAACTGGGTGTCTATAACGCGGCACCTTATATGTACACAGAAAATGGCAAATTAACTGGTATCGACTATGACATCAACATTGCCGTTCTTAAATATATTGGCATCAAAAAAATTACGAATGTGATGTTGCAATGGCCTGCAATGATTCCTGCGCTCCTCTCTAAAAGAATTGACGTAATCGCGGGCGATATCCATGAAAATCCTGGCAGGCTAAAAAGCATCGCGTTCACGACACCAGCCTGGTGGTATGGCACAACTCTCGGAGTGACCAAAGATAACCCTAAGAATATTAAGACCTGGGCTGATCTGCAAAAGAGTGGCGTAAGGGTCGGAGCTATTAATGGATCCTATACGGCTGAATTCTTAGCCAAACTGACTCCAAAAGTTGCTTTAACTGTTTTCGAAAGCTCTGAAACAGAGTTCCAAGGATTGGTGTCAGAAAAAGTCGATGTTCTAGTAGAGGATGGTCCAAAAATTGGCGCCTACAACGTTGCTAATCCCAAGAATGCGATAAAGGTTCTCAGCAAGGGGACAAATCCTCCAGCGGAGTTCCAAGATGGAGATGCAAAGTTTGCGATGCGCCCTGCAGATTGCACCTTGATTGGTGCGTATTCGCGTGCGCTAGCGGAACTGCGTGACCATGGCATCGTCACCGCGATCCTTTCAAAATATGGGCTGGGCGACGGCGACAACCTATTTATGCCTGCTTACAAACCGTAA
- a CDS encoding fumarylacetoacetate hydrolase family protein, which produces MSKSLAVVCTLENPYQLVAAEGGRYFAIPGLNTLTDALHLRLSELRGFVNGTLGVEVNGILQAPMATETEIWGAGVTYLRSRDARKEESGVPDVYQRVYEADRPELFYKGNARRTVGDGADIGIRADSGSSVPEPEVAIVINRFQEVIGLTICNDMTARTIEGENPLYLSQAKIYVGSTSLGPTIKPFWDISEPKGIGISANIQRGADVVWLAQTSLAALHRSFDDLVSYLFRCQVFPDGVILSTGTGIVPPLDVSLEVGDIVSISVDEVGTLTNEVALIPLDIHKVTLDI; this is translated from the coding sequence ATGAGTAAGTCATTGGCTGTCGTTTGCACGCTGGAAAATCCCTATCAGTTAGTTGCAGCGGAGGGTGGGCGTTATTTCGCAATACCAGGACTGAACACCCTTACTGATGCGTTACACCTTCGTTTATCTGAACTACGTGGTTTTGTGAACGGCACGCTTGGAGTAGAAGTAAACGGGATATTGCAAGCGCCAATGGCAACGGAGACTGAAATTTGGGGTGCGGGGGTTACATACCTGCGCTCGCGTGATGCGCGCAAAGAAGAAAGTGGTGTTCCTGATGTTTATCAACGCGTCTATGAAGCCGATCGCCCAGAATTATTTTATAAAGGTAATGCGCGGAGAACTGTTGGCGACGGAGCAGATATTGGAATCCGTGCTGATTCGGGTTCATCTGTACCCGAACCTGAAGTGGCGATCGTTATTAATCGTTTCCAGGAAGTTATTGGATTGACCATTTGTAATGATATGACTGCCAGAACTATTGAGGGTGAGAACCCACTCTATTTATCACAAGCAAAGATTTACGTGGGGTCAACTTCACTAGGGCCCACCATTAAACCTTTCTGGGATATTAGCGAACCAAAAGGAATTGGGATCTCTGCCAATATTCAACGAGGAGCGGATGTAGTTTGGCTGGCACAGACTTCTTTAGCCGCTCTGCACCGCAGTTTTGACGATCTCGTTTCCTATCTGTTCAGGTGCCAGGTATTTCCTGATGGGGTAATTCTTTCTACAGGTACCGGAATTGTTCCGCCACTGGATGTTTCTCTTGAAGTGGGGGATATCGTATCTATTTCCGTTGACGAAGTTGGAACTTTGACCAATGAGGTTGCGCTTATTCCATTAGATATACATAAGGTTACTTTAGATATTTAA
- a CDS encoding amino acid ABC transporter permease has product MLFNIENARAALGGLSIGLLMTIFLTIICGATSLVFGVIVALSRMSKRRVLRFFVGAYVTVIRSTPLLVQLIFIYYALPFVGIRLSPLAAAYIGLSLNVSAYLSEVYRGGIEAVPKGQRDAAAAIGMKPSVAMARVIFPQAFRTLIPSLGNYVVSLFKDTSLASVLTIQELMFKGQIIAAGTYDYMTIYTMVFILYFLVGYPAILLVTYLEKRMKNGYTRKKPTNKITSQKVAS; this is encoded by the coding sequence GTGCTCTTTAATATTGAAAATGCGCGAGCCGCCTTAGGTGGTTTATCCATCGGGCTTTTAATGACGATCTTTTTAACTATCATCTGTGGCGCGACAAGTTTAGTATTTGGAGTGATCGTCGCCCTCTCGAGAATGTCGAAGCGTCGAGTCTTACGTTTCTTTGTAGGAGCGTATGTGACTGTGATCCGATCCACCCCCCTCTTGGTTCAATTGATTTTTATCTACTACGCTCTGCCGTTTGTAGGTATTCGACTTTCTCCGTTAGCCGCGGCCTATATTGGGCTCTCGTTAAATGTGAGTGCATATCTCTCTGAGGTTTACCGAGGAGGAATTGAAGCCGTGCCAAAGGGCCAGCGCGATGCGGCTGCGGCCATAGGCATGAAGCCGTCGGTTGCAATGGCGCGTGTGATATTTCCGCAAGCTTTTAGAACCCTTATACCCAGCCTAGGTAACTATGTAGTTTCCCTGTTCAAGGACACCTCCCTCGCTTCAGTTCTGACCATTCAAGAGTTGATGTTTAAAGGACAGATAATTGCAGCTGGCACCTATGACTATATGACTATCTACACCATGGTTTTTATACTGTACTTTCTTGTTGGATATCCGGCAATCCTGCTTGTGACCTACTTGGAGAAACGAATGAAGAACGGGTACACACGGAAGAAGCCAACTAATAAAATTACCTCTCAGAAGGTGGCATCGTGA
- a CDS encoding amino acid ABC transporter ATP-binding protein has protein sequence MIEVQNLSKSFGDNLVLDSFSMTVKQGEVIGIIGPSGSGKSTLLRCINYLEIPDHGSITINGEQVSVDDRDSSKISTTKIAHLRTQVGMVFQQFNLFPHMTARQNIVAGPKFVLKEKPEIYEEKAIRLLQQVGLSEKADQYPEELSGGQQQRVAIARALAMNPKVMLFDEATSALDPEIVGEVLAVMRNLAIAGMTMLVVTHEMGFVRQAADRVIFMDYGKIIEQGEPNALFDAPKQQRTRDFLSSILSHTE, from the coding sequence ATGATTGAGGTCCAGAATCTCTCCAAAAGTTTTGGAGACAATTTAGTTTTGGATTCCTTTTCAATGACTGTTAAGCAGGGAGAAGTCATTGGAATTATTGGCCCATCTGGAAGTGGCAAATCAACTCTTCTGCGTTGTATAAATTACTTAGAAATACCTGACCATGGATCAATAACGATTAATGGAGAGCAAGTTTCTGTTGATGACAGAGATTCGTCAAAGATTTCCACCACAAAGATCGCACATCTGCGAACGCAAGTCGGAATGGTCTTCCAACAATTCAATTTGTTCCCCCATATGACTGCACGACAAAATATTGTGGCTGGCCCAAAATTCGTGCTAAAAGAGAAACCGGAGATCTACGAAGAAAAGGCTATCCGGCTCCTCCAACAAGTAGGACTATCAGAGAAAGCTGACCAATACCCTGAAGAACTGTCTGGTGGGCAGCAACAGCGTGTGGCAATTGCTAGAGCCCTAGCAATGAATCCAAAGGTGATGCTCTTTGATGAAGCAACTAGCGCGCTTGACCCAGAGATTGTCGGAGAGGTACTCGCCGTTATGCGAAACCTCGCTATTGCAGGCATGACAATGCTCGTCGTCACCCATGAAATGGGTTTCGTGAGACAAGCTGCCGATCGAGTAATTTTTATGGATTATGGGAAAATTATCGAACAAGGCGAACCTAATGCACTTTTTGATGCACCTAAGCAGCAAAGAACTCGGGATTTCCTTTCCTCAATCCTCTCTCATACAGAATGA